From a single Rhinolophus ferrumequinum isolate MPI-CBG mRhiFer1 chromosome 15, mRhiFer1_v1.p, whole genome shotgun sequence genomic region:
- the ZSWIM9 gene encoding uncharacterized protein ZSWIM9: MEPPLGMAVGQEEQQLLEQAFFSWAEFSRFFDEWCQQRLALFFVQSSMHLTRCHWARLPPLYTLIDVLKYSYVRLVCKDVRAPSRPAMGHHEAGCPAFIIIKLSPLRDRLVVTECQLTHSHPACPIEFAYYFRPGRLLANTCLPVRTTNKISKQFLAPADVHRLLSYCKDRDHGVIDTLRVLEGLFHTDPEAKVKLVFMENQAVVETVFFLTSRTRALLQRFPHMLLVDRLPGLQGALDLLVVLLVDGLGRARQAACCVARPGTPSLLRFALASLLQSAPDVKGRVRCLTAGPEVTAQLPAVRQLLPGARVQICLVQGLETVFSKAQELGGVGREDPGLWPRLCRLAGASSPAAYAEALAELRAHGPAAFVDYFEHDWARRRDMWVRFRACEATRDLDAGALVRGHRRRLLRRLSPSRSMAQCLRDLVAMQWADASREVVPDGPDSGEPRLEGEPGRGAQVENERMKGLENAGWGGAPNERSIWRGFWLHKEWARELEARDWGEAQLESEKGRGLQIRYWRAVQLDNQKVRRLEGSVWRGSQLENQGLIRLKGYTWRMAHLEDGRIRVLETMEQRRTQFDYEGARSLEGSTCRGAQLHSERTNGLKTRDCKGPQMEAEKGGELEVSNWRGVYLERSLELAPENGDQKGPQWGDERQREQEIREERGVVRLGVKRRRDLEDIVLVQLGDTWVMGLENGDGDGAGSGGPKSRQGRECVDIGGRYLGLGNRVMCGTPVGTVFEDDPEWAVTRRVYLATGDSLQEGGEREYPRESKRPCCPLGEKEMDWEPLAKFRAACGPELADLVAEELAFARQHGTRGFHMTGAGFALKDGTSDFFLDGALTHCSCSIHAARHLPCHHLFAARLLTGAALFHVDLLRDCWGRAPES, translated from the exons ATGGAGCCCCCACTTGGCATGGCGGTGGGGCAGGAGGAGCAGCAGCTGCTGGAGCAGGCCTTCTTCTCATGGGCTGAGTTCAGCCGCTTCTTTGACGAGTGGTGCCAGCAGCGGCTGGCTCTCTTCTTCGTCCAGAGCTCCATGCACCTGACGCGCTGCCACTGGGCCAGGTTGCCCCCACTCTACACACTCATTGATGTGCTCAAGTACAGCTATGTGCGGCTCGTGTGCAAGGATGTGCGTGCTCCCAGCCGGCCTGCCATGGG GCACCACGAGGCTGGCTGCCCTGCCTTCATCATCATCAAGCTGAGCCCACTGCGGGACCGCCTCGTGGTGACGGAGTGCCAGCTGACCCACTCGCACCCCGCCTGCCCCATCGAGTTCGCCTACTACTTCCGTCCGGGCCGCCTGCTGGCCAACACCTGCCTGCCAGTGCGCACGACCAATAAGATCTCCAAGCAGTTCCTGGCCCCCGCCGACGTGCACCGCCTGCTCTCCTACTGCAAGGACCGTGACCACGGCGTCATCGACACCCTGCGGGTGCTGGAGGGGCTCTTCCACACCGACCCTGAGGCCAAG GTGAAGCTGGTGTTCATGGAGAACCAGGCGGTGGTGGAGACCGTGTTCTTCCTGACGTCGCGCACTCGGGCGCTGCTGCAGCGCTTCCCGCACATGCTCCTGGTGGACCGGCTACCGGGGCTGCAGGGCGCGCTGGACCTGCTAGTGGTGCTGTTGGTGGATGGCCTGGGCCGCGCGCGCCAGGCCGCCTGCTGCGTGGCGCGCCCAGGGACGCCGAGCCTACTGCGCTTCGCGCTGGCCTCGCTGCTCCAGAGCGCGCCCGACGTCAAGGGCCGCGTGCGCTGCTTGACTGCGGGGCCCGAGGTGACAGCGCAGCTGCCCGCCGTGCGCCAGTTGCTGCCCGGCGCGCGGGTGCAGATCTGCCTCGTGCAGGGCCTCGAGACGGTCTTCAGCAAGGCGCAGGAGCTGGGCGGTGTGGGCCGCGAGGACCCCGGCCTCTGGCCGCGCCTGTGTCGCCTGGCTGGTGCCTCGTCCCCCGCCGCCTACGCCGAGGCGCTGGCGGAGCTGCGTGCCCACGGCCCGGCCGCCTTCGTCGACTACTTCGAGCACGACTGGGCCCGCCGCCGCGACATGTGGGTGCGCTTCCGCGCCTGTGAGGCGACCCGCGACCTGGACGCGGGCGCCCTGGTGCGCGGCCACCGCCGGCGCCTGCTGCGCCGCCTCAGTCCCTCGCGCAGCATGGCGCAGTGCCTTCGCGACCTGGTGGCCATGCAGTGGGCTGATGCGTCCAGAGAGGTGGTGCCCGATGGCCCCGACAGCGGGGAGCCTAGGCTGGAGGGCGAGCCGGGGAGGGGAGCCCAGGTGGAGAATGAGAGGATGAAGGGCCTGGAGAACGCGGGCTGGGGAGGGGCCCCGAATGAAAGAAGTATTTGGAGAGGCTTCTGGCTGCACAAGGAGTGGGCCAGAGAACTGGAGGCCAGAGACTGGGGAGAGGCTCAGCTGGAAAGTGAGAAGGGAAGAGGGTTGCAAATCCGATATTGGAGAGCGGTCCAGTTGGATAACCAGAAGGTGAGAAGGCTAGAAGGGAGTGTCTGGAGAGGGTCCCAGTTGGAGAACCAGGGGCTGATAAGATTGAAGGGGTATACCTGGAGGATGGCTCATTTGGAGGATGGGAGGATTAGGGTTCTGGAGACCATGGAGCAGAGAAGGACCCAGTTTGATTACGAAGGGGCCAGGAGTCTTGAAGGGAGCACCTGCAGGGGTGCCCAGTTGCACAGTGAGAGGACCAATGGACTGAAAACCAGAGACTGCAAGGGGCCTcagatggaggcagagaagggaggcgAGCTGGAGGTCAGCAACTGGAGGGGGGTCTATTTGGAGAGGTCCCTCGAGTTGGCCCCTGAGAACGGAGACCAAAAGGGTCCCCAGTGGGGAgatgagaggcagagagagcaagaaattagagaagagagaggagtaGTGAGATTGGGCGTCAAAAGAAGAAGGGACCTGGAAGACATAGTTCTGGTCCAGCTAGGGGACACATGGGTGATGGGCCTGGAgaatggagatggagatggagccGGGTCTGGGGGCCCCAAGAGTAGGCAAGGAAGGGAGTGTGTGGATATAGGAGGGAGGTATCTAGGGCTGGGGAATAGAGTTATGTGTGGCACCCCTGTTGGAACTGTGTTTGAGGATGATCCAGAATGGGCAGTAACAAGGAGAGTCTACCTGGCTACAGGGGACAGCCTGCAGGAAGGAGGTGAAAGAGAATACCCACGGGAATCAAAGAGGCCTTGCTGCCCCTTGGGAGAGAAGGAGATGGACTGGGAGCCCCTGGCCAAATTCCGAGCAGCCTGCGGGCCAGAGCTGGCAGATCTGGTGGCCGAGGAGCTGGCCTTTGCCAGGCAGCATGGGACCCGGGGTTTCCACATGACAGGAGCTGGCTTTGCCCTGAAGGATGGCACCTCAGACTTCTTCCTGGACGGGGCCCTGACACACTGCAGCTGCTCCATCCATGCTGCCCGGCATCTGCCCTGCCACCACCTCTTCGCCGCGCGCCTCCTCACTGGGGCAGCCTTATTCCACGTGGACCTGCTCAGGGACTGCTGGGGGAGAGCCCCGGAGTCCTGA